The following are encoded together in the Kribbella sp. CA-293567 genome:
- a CDS encoding LysR family transcriptional regulator has product MDLSLQQLRGFVAVAEEQHFGRAAQRLNLTQPPLTRQIQGLERSLGVSLFDRTGRGVRLTAAGDVFLEHTRRVLALLDVAPEATRRAADGQTGTLRIAFTAIGAYAVLADFLTMVGKRTPAVTSELTELVSPDQFEALANLEIDLGLVRPPIPEQFDSVLVHSEDLVLAVPDDHKLASGEGAVSLADVTDDYIGYSPEGSQYLHDICAAMIGMNRYAVSQLASQVPTMLALVRAGLGCALVPRSIMAMGVQGVRYRELDAADAHSVTLHAAWSPDSPNPALQRLAESLKADPHLDA; this is encoded by the coding sequence ATGGATCTGTCGCTCCAGCAGTTGCGTGGCTTCGTCGCGGTCGCCGAAGAGCAGCACTTCGGCCGCGCCGCCCAGCGCCTGAACCTGACCCAGCCGCCGCTGACCCGGCAGATCCAGGGGCTGGAGCGCTCTCTGGGCGTCTCCCTGTTCGACCGGACCGGCAGGGGAGTGCGGCTCACCGCCGCCGGCGACGTCTTCCTCGAGCACACCCGGCGAGTGCTGGCGCTGCTCGACGTCGCGCCCGAAGCGACGCGGCGGGCGGCCGATGGGCAGACCGGCACCCTGCGGATCGCGTTCACCGCGATCGGGGCGTACGCCGTACTGGCGGACTTCCTGACGATGGTCGGCAAACGGACCCCGGCGGTCACCTCGGAGCTGACCGAACTGGTGAGTCCCGACCAGTTCGAGGCGCTGGCCAACCTGGAGATCGATCTCGGGCTGGTCCGGCCGCCGATCCCCGAGCAGTTCGACTCGGTGCTGGTGCACTCCGAGGACCTGGTGCTCGCCGTACCGGACGACCACAAGCTCGCCTCGGGTGAGGGAGCGGTCTCTCTGGCGGACGTGACCGACGACTACATCGGCTACAGCCCGGAGGGGTCGCAGTACCTGCACGACATCTGCGCGGCGATGATCGGCATGAACCGGTACGCCGTCAGCCAGCTCGCCTCCCAGGTCCCGACGATGCTCGCGCTGGTTCGGGCCGGGCTCGGCTGCGCTCTGGTGCCGCGCTCGATCATGGCGATGGGCGTGCAGGGAGTCCGCTACCGCGAACTCGACGCGGCAGACGCTCACTCGGTGACGCTGCACGCGGCTTGGAGCCCGGACAGCCCGAACCCCGCTCTCCAGCGGCTGGCCGAGTCGTTGAAGGCCGATCCGCACCTCGACGCTTGA
- a CDS encoding peptidase inhibitor family I36 protein, giving the protein MFEDSNGNGWLLRAAGGFPTSDRDLENRGMGDAASAYWNRTGAYFCVFEHDNFGGRSFRISPNGTSKSFDIAGAPWADNEISSYSIIASNKLCSSLR; this is encoded by the coding sequence ATGTTCGAGGACAGCAACGGAAACGGCTGGCTGCTCCGCGCGGCCGGCGGTTTCCCGACCTCGGACCGGGACCTGGAGAACCGCGGGATGGGCGACGCGGCGTCGGCCTACTGGAACCGCACGGGGGCGTACTTCTGCGTCTTCGAGCACGACAACTTCGGCGGCCGCTCGTTCAGGATCTCGCCGAACGGCACGTCCAAGTCCTTCGACATCGCCGGCGCGCCCTGGGCCGACAACGAGATCAGCTCGTACAGCATCATCGCATCCAACAAGCTCTGCAGCAGCTTGCGCTGA
- a CDS encoding GNAT family N-acetyltransferase yields MEIRPATTADLPGIAATSAALFAEDAGQRDPFRNQAWPAAHGEQWIADLHSNPAARIFVAADGAEVVGHLIAIYEPPSDMWLVPRAELVSMFVRPPVRGRGLGGQLVDAFTIWARARGAVRLQVTAYATNEAAQRLYQSRGFKPASVVLANDL; encoded by the coding sequence GTGGAGATCCGCCCAGCCACCACCGCCGACCTCCCCGGCATCGCGGCCACCAGCGCCGCCTTGTTCGCCGAAGACGCCGGCCAGCGCGACCCCTTTCGCAACCAGGCCTGGCCCGCGGCCCACGGCGAGCAGTGGATCGCAGACCTCCACAGCAACCCGGCCGCCCGGATCTTCGTCGCCGCTGATGGCGCTGAGGTGGTCGGCCACCTGATCGCGATCTACGAACCCCCGTCGGACATGTGGCTGGTTCCTCGGGCGGAACTGGTGAGCATGTTCGTCCGACCTCCTGTCCGCGGTCGCGGTCTCGGAGGTCAGTTGGTCGACGCGTTCACAATCTGGGCGCGAGCACGTGGCGCGGTCCGCCTCCAGGTCACGGCGTACGCGACGAACGAAGCCGCGCAGCGCCTGTATCAGAGCCGGGGCTTCAAACCCGCCTCAGTCGTTCTGGCCAACGACCTCTGA
- a CDS encoding SDR family NAD(P)-dependent oxidoreductase — MSTPQHKIGSGFGHGSTADEVLEGLDLTGKLALVTGGYSGLGLETTRALVKAGARVVVPARRPQAAQEALSGLAGVEVGELDLADLASVHAFADEFLATGRSIDLQINNAAVMACPETRVGPGWEAQFATNHLGHFALTNRLWPALAADGGARVVSVSSSGHRNSDIRWDDPQFEQGYDKWAAYGQAKTANSLFAVQLDALGKDSGVRAFALHPGGILTPLQRHLPREEMVGFGWIDEDGNPLQPDVFKSPEAGAATQVWAATSPQLDGQGGVFCEDCEIAELSTDDAPGVRPYAVDPASAARLWTLSAELTGVDAFSK, encoded by the coding sequence ATGAGCACCCCACAGCACAAGATCGGCTCGGGCTTCGGCCACGGCAGCACGGCGGACGAGGTCCTCGAAGGCCTCGACCTGACCGGCAAACTCGCGCTCGTGACAGGCGGCTACTCGGGACTCGGGCTGGAGACCACTCGCGCGCTGGTCAAGGCGGGCGCGCGGGTCGTCGTACCGGCACGGCGTCCGCAGGCAGCTCAGGAAGCGCTCTCCGGCCTGGCCGGTGTCGAGGTCGGTGAACTGGACCTCGCCGACCTGGCGAGCGTGCACGCTTTCGCGGACGAGTTCCTGGCCACCGGCCGATCGATCGACCTGCAGATCAACAACGCCGCCGTGATGGCCTGCCCGGAGACCCGGGTCGGCCCCGGGTGGGAGGCACAGTTCGCGACGAACCACCTCGGTCATTTCGCTCTGACCAACCGGTTGTGGCCGGCCCTCGCCGCTGACGGCGGCGCCCGAGTGGTGTCGGTCTCCTCGTCGGGACACCGCAACTCCGACATCCGCTGGGACGACCCGCAGTTCGAGCAGGGCTACGACAAGTGGGCGGCGTACGGGCAGGCCAAGACCGCCAACTCGCTGTTCGCGGTCCAGCTCGATGCTCTGGGCAAGGATTCCGGCGTGCGCGCGTTCGCGCTGCACCCGGGCGGCATCCTGACCCCGCTGCAGCGTCACCTCCCTCGCGAGGAGATGGTCGGCTTCGGCTGGATCGACGAAGACGGCAACCCACTGCAACCGGACGTGTTCAAGAGCCCCGAGGCCGGTGCCGCCACTCAGGTCTGGGCTGCCACCTCGCCGCAGCTCGACGGCCAGGGCGGTGTCTTCTGCGAGGACTGCGAGATCGCGGAACTGTCCACCGACGACGCCCCCGGCGTCCGCCCGTACGCCGTCGACCCCGCCTCGGCCGCCCGGCTGTGGACGCTGTCCGCAGAGCTCACCGGAGTGGACGCGTTCAGCAAGTAG
- a CDS encoding putative protein N(5)-glutamine methyltransferase: protein MVGALRAAGCVFAEDEAALLISAARDDASLDLERLVEQRVAGLPLEQVIGFAEFCGLRILLDAGVFVPRRRTEHLVTEARALTRPHAVVVDLCCGSGALGVAVAAPQPVDLHAADLEPAAVRCARRNVEPLGGQVHEGDLYSALPDSLRGQISVLLANVPYVPTDEVRFLPAEARLHEPLVTLDGGTDGLDIFRRVSAEATQWLAPGGSMLAETSEDQASTAAAILAADGLTPRISTSADLYATVIIGTKD, encoded by the coding sequence GTGGTCGGCGCCCTTCGCGCCGCCGGGTGCGTGTTCGCGGAGGACGAAGCGGCGCTGCTGATCTCCGCAGCCCGCGACGACGCGTCGCTCGACCTGGAGCGCCTGGTCGAGCAACGCGTCGCCGGGTTGCCTCTCGAGCAGGTGATCGGGTTCGCCGAGTTCTGCGGGTTGCGGATCCTGCTGGATGCCGGCGTGTTCGTGCCGCGGCGGCGTACGGAGCATCTGGTCACCGAGGCGAGAGCGCTCACTCGCCCGCACGCCGTGGTCGTCGACCTCTGTTGCGGCTCCGGCGCCCTCGGCGTCGCGGTCGCAGCCCCACAGCCGGTCGACCTGCACGCGGCCGACCTCGAACCAGCCGCGGTCCGCTGCGCCCGCCGTAACGTCGAACCGCTCGGCGGCCAGGTGCACGAGGGCGACCTGTACTCCGCCCTCCCAGACTCCCTGCGCGGCCAGATCTCCGTCCTGCTCGCCAACGTCCCCTACGTCCCGACCGACGAAGTCCGCTTCCTGCCGGCCGAAGCCCGCCTGCACGAACCACTCGTCACCCTCGACGGCGGCACCGACGGCCTGGACATCTTCCGACGCGTCAGCGCCGAAGCCACCCAATGGCTCGCTCCCGGCGGGAGCATGCTCGCCGAAACCAGCGAGGACCAAGCCTCCACGGCAGCCGCCATCCTCGCGGCAGACGGCCTGACCCCACGAATCAGCACCTCCGCCGACCTCTACGCCACCGTCATCATCGGCACAAAGGACTAG